In Ktedonobacterales bacterium, one genomic interval encodes:
- a CDS encoding phosphoribosylaminoimidazolesuccinocarboxamide synthase, with protein MMQSKVLLNSQLPWKLFSRGKVRDTYDLGEQLLMVTTDRLSAFDVVLPNGIPGKGEVLTRLSAFWFRETEKLIPHHFISADLKDYPPEAQKYRDQLAGRSMLIKKAHRLNFECIVRGYLAGSAWKDYQQTGMVSGIRLAQGLREAEQLPEPIFTPSTKAEQGHDETITLEEMKNHLGEELGQALADTSLAIYTYAAKLALDRGIIIADTKLEFGLLNHQLLLIDEVLTPDSSRFWAVGDYTPGQSPPGFDKQFVRDYLEHIGWNKQPPAPALPPDVIEGTAQRYREALQWLTGEDISG; from the coding sequence ATGATGCAATCAAAAGTCTTACTAAACAGCCAATTGCCCTGGAAACTTTTCAGCAGGGGCAAAGTCCGTGATACCTACGATCTTGGCGAGCAGCTTTTGATGGTTACAACTGACCGCCTTTCGGCGTTTGATGTCGTCTTGCCCAATGGCATCCCAGGCAAAGGCGAGGTCTTAACCAGATTATCCGCCTTCTGGTTTCGTGAAACCGAGAAACTGATCCCCCATCATTTTATCAGCGCAGACCTCAAGGATTACCCTCCAGAGGCGCAAAAGTACCGCGACCAACTGGCAGGGCGCTCCATGCTCATCAAGAAAGCACACCGGCTCAATTTTGAGTGCATCGTGCGCGGCTACCTGGCCGGATCAGCCTGGAAAGACTACCAACAGACGGGGATGGTCTCCGGCATTCGACTCGCGCAGGGTCTGCGCGAAGCGGAGCAGCTACCCGAACCCATCTTCACTCCCTCCACCAAAGCGGAGCAGGGGCATGACGAGACGATTACCCTGGAGGAGATGAAAAACCACCTGGGCGAAGAGCTAGGCCAGGCGCTGGCGGATACGAGCCTGGCAATCTATACCTATGCCGCCAAGCTGGCCCTGGATCGTGGCATTATCATTGCCGATACCAAGCTGGAGTTTGGGCTGCTTAACCATCAACTTCTGCTGATTGATGAAGTCCTGACCCCGGATTCTTCGCGTTTTTGGGCGGTTGGTGATTATACCCCCGGCCAGTCGCCGCCAGGCTTCGATAAGCAGTTTGTGCGTGACTATCTGGAACACATCGGCTGGAATAAACAGCCGCCCGCGCCCGCGCTGCCCCCCGACGTGATCGAAGGAACCGCGCAGCGCTACCGCGAGGCGCTGCAATGGTTGACCGGTGAGGACATCAGCGGCTGA
- a CDS encoding glycosyltransferase 87 family protein, whose translation MQTVEPTTLAASQQDGQLPSRWRRWSSDMLAGRGWISLLPMLLMCGLLLGGSSFVYFLPYTDVAKYQCYASAFWFGGSNYPADTSCDFIQSYASLLPFHTLPREYPALALLPFSLTLLTPGPWFEIGFAVWMALLAAGLYWYLGRVGPRGASLAFAAYLVLGAWGTAVSRFDLVPAAFTLFCLVAAVRGRFTWAYVLLALAVMLKLYPLPLLLPLFLAEQRSRSEPLLHWKRLVGVGTFTAACAGVFLASLLVNAEGALSPLNYFTFRPIQIESAPASLLWVASLLGHPICTAFQFGSLNVYERALGGCSTYYGPPPGPMTSLLSPLFLGLMVAGVAGVAWMQWRGKLSLKQAFVAVLLVIILTGKVFSPQYFIWLAPLMAYAIGLDRLFWFVSWLLISLLTTAIYPYLYGVRHYITEAPSVPAFYPAIAWRNLLLALFVVIYLFDLFRLRSRSAQKPASPHALRELLREEASAAAGATAGSSK comes from the coding sequence ATGCAGACGGTTGAACCAACAACCCTCGCGGCATCCCAGCAGGATGGGCAGCTTCCATCCCGCTGGCGGCGCTGGTCCTCAGATATGTTGGCGGGTAGAGGGTGGATCAGTCTTCTTCCAATGCTTTTGATGTGCGGTCTGCTTCTTGGTGGCAGTTCGTTCGTGTATTTCTTGCCCTATACCGATGTTGCCAAGTATCAATGCTATGCCTCGGCTTTCTGGTTCGGTGGTTCTAACTATCCTGCCGATACCTCCTGCGATTTCATCCAGAGCTATGCCTCTCTGCTTCCATTTCATACGCTTCCGCGCGAATATCCTGCCCTGGCGCTGCTTCCTTTTTCGCTGACGCTGCTGACACCTGGACCCTGGTTTGAGATCGGGTTCGCCGTCTGGATGGCGCTGCTGGCTGCGGGCCTTTACTGGTATTTGGGGCGGGTCGGCCCACGCGGCGCATCGCTGGCGTTTGCAGCCTATCTGGTACTGGGCGCCTGGGGGACCGCCGTCAGCCGCTTTGATCTCGTTCCGGCGGCGTTTACCCTGTTCTGCCTGGTGGCAGCGGTGCGTGGGCGTTTCACCTGGGCGTATGTCTTGCTGGCTCTCGCGGTTATGCTGAAGCTCTATCCGCTCCCATTGCTTCTGCCGCTGTTTCTGGCCGAGCAGCGCAGCCGGTCAGAGCCGCTCTTGCATTGGAAACGGCTCGTCGGCGTGGGTACCTTCACGGCAGCCTGCGCTGGCGTTTTCCTGGCCTCTCTGCTTGTGAATGCGGAGGGCGCGCTCAGCCCGCTCAACTACTTTACCTTCCGGCCTATTCAGATTGAGTCGGCTCCGGCCAGTCTCTTGTGGGTGGCTTCTTTGCTGGGACATCCCATCTGCACCGCGTTTCAGTTCGGGTCGCTCAACGTCTATGAGCGCGCGCTGGGAGGATGTTCGACCTATTATGGTCCACCGCCTGGCCCTATGACGAGCCTGCTCTCGCCCCTCTTCCTGGGGCTGATGGTGGCTGGCGTGGCTGGGGTCGCCTGGATGCAGTGGCGGGGTAAGCTCTCTCTCAAACAGGCGTTTGTCGCGGTGCTGCTGGTTATCATTCTGACTGGCAAGGTCTTCAGCCCGCAGTACTTTATCTGGCTGGCCCCACTCATGGCCTATGCTATCGGGCTGGATAGGCTCTTCTGGTTTGTTTCCTGGCTCCTCATCTCGCTGCTGACCACCGCCATCTATCCGTATCTGTACGGAGTCCGGCATTACATCACCGAAGCGCCCTCGGTTCCGGCATTTTATCCGGCTATCGCCTGGCGCAATCTGTTGCTGGCGCTTTTCGTCGTGATCTATCTCTTTGACCTGTTCCGTTTGCGCAGCCGTTCCGCACAGAAACCAGCTTCCCCACACGCGCTGAGGGAGCTACTCAGAGAAGAAGCCTCTGCGGCGGCAGGAGCGACGGCTGGCTCATCGAAGTAA
- a CDS encoding CpXC domain-containing protein yields MDRSIAYRFTCACGTSFTTPIYEAVNVTLEPQLLYTLLAGLLNVATCPHCGRRAAIARPFLYHDVARGLFAYVDPRADLPEEQRAGLLQQLRRAYAVAVEQSLLLQHQERPTRASTGEAEDDEGVALEILSGAGEPQGDAPPLQVIFGVEQLCEVVTGLLSPEERLGKLALSSKSKREEERQRLLAIAGEMARQMNCQVEIDDEPGEYTVWLYGPRRAIGAIMRELAPRQ; encoded by the coding sequence ATGGATCGATCAATTGCGTACAGATTTACCTGTGCCTGTGGAACAAGCTTTACTACGCCGATCTATGAAGCGGTGAATGTCACCCTTGAGCCGCAGTTGCTCTATACCTTGCTGGCGGGATTGCTGAACGTGGCGACCTGTCCTCATTGTGGCAGGCGCGCAGCCATTGCGCGTCCTTTTCTCTACCATGATGTGGCGCGCGGGCTTTTTGCCTATGTAGACCCACGCGCTGATCTCCCGGAGGAGCAGCGCGCGGGGCTGCTTCAGCAGTTACGGCGAGCGTATGCTGTCGCAGTGGAGCAGAGTTTGCTTCTTCAGCATCAGGAGAGGCCCACCCGCGCAAGCACTGGGGAAGCGGAGGATGATGAGGGGGTGGCTCTGGAGATTCTGTCGGGCGCTGGAGAGCCACAAGGCGACGCGCCGCCGCTTCAGGTGATATTTGGGGTGGAGCAGCTTTGTGAAGTAGTCACCGGGTTGCTCTCGCCGGAGGAACGGCTTGGGAAGCTGGCGCTGAGCAGCAAGAGCAAGCGCGAAGAAGAACGCCAGCGTCTGCTCGCCATTGCGGGCGAGATGGCTCGCCAGATGAACTGCCAGGTAGAAATAGATGATGAGCCTGGCGAGTATACGGTCTGGCTCTATGGTCCGCGCCGGGCGATTGGGGCGATTATGCGCGAACTCGCGCCCAGACAATGA